From a single Apium graveolens cultivar Ventura chromosome 2, ASM990537v1, whole genome shotgun sequence genomic region:
- the LOC141707924 gene encoding putative receptor-like protein kinase At2g42960, with the protein MASGDLNTELNKKVLGSRLWVVVCICVGVSIGLILCILSLWVTCRKRSKRNNKKYNDPQIPYASKDIKVDRVGVQNINDHSESLVVSVPDKLSGKNSENMLAHLGRSISSDADSQSSSMYYPERTCSSLSGEGSSGTIRKQSSYATASPLIGLPEMSHLGWGHWFTLRDLQLATNRFSAENVIGEGGYGVVYHGTLVNGTEVAVKKLLNNLGQAEREFRVEVEAIGHVRHKNLVRLLGYCVEGVHRMLVYEYMNNGNLEQWLHGAMREHGSLTWEARMKVLLGTAKALAYLHEAIEPKVIHRDIKSSNILIDHEFNSKVSDFGLAKLLDSGESHITTRVMGTFGYVAPEYANTGLLNEKSDIYSFGVLLLEAITGRDPVDYSRPANEVNLVEWLKMMVGDRRAEEVLDPNLEIKPPTRALKCALLVALRCVDPDSQKRPKMSQVVRMLEADEFPHREDRRNRKTCSASMEVESLKEGRNSVEVDSKSDNQRSDILHEEK; encoded by the exons ATGGCTTCCGGGGATTTAAACACAGAATTAAATAAGAAAGTTCTGGGCAGTAGATTGTGGGTGGTTGTTTGCATATGCGTCGGTGTGTCTATAGGGTTGATTTTGTGTATCTTATCTTTGTGGGTCACGTGTCGAAAAAGATCTAAAAGGAATAATAAGAAGTACAATGACCCTCAAATACCTTACGCCTCTAAAGATATTAAGGTTGACAGAGTAGGGGTCCAAAATATAAATGATCACTCAGAAAGTTTAGTTGTTTCAGTACCTgataaattaagtggtaagaattCCGAGAACATGTTAGCGCACCTAGGAAGGAGTATATCAAGTGATGCTGACAGCCAGTCCAGTTCTATGTATTATCCTGAGAGGACTTGTAGTTCGCTATCAGGGGAAGGGAGTTCTGGTACAATCCGGAAGCAGTCCTCATATGCAACAGCTTCTCCTTTAATTGGCTTGCCAGAAATGTCACATCTTGGGTGGGGTCATTGGTTTACCCTCAGAGATCTTCAGCTTGCAACAAATCGTTTTTCAGCTGAAAATGTGATTGGGGAGGGCGGATATGGAGTTGTTTATCATGGGACTTTAGTCAATGGAACTGAAGTGGCAGTAAAGAAGCTTCTTAATAATCT TGGGCAGGCGGAGAGAGAATTCAGAGTTGAAGTGGAAGCTATTGGTCATGTTCGGCATAAAAATCTTGTACGACTTCTTGGCTATTGTGTAGAAGGAGTTCATAG GATGctggtttatgaatatatgaataaTGGCAACTTAGAACAATGGCTTCATGGGGCCATGCGTGAACATGGCAGCCTTACTTGGGAAGCCCGTATGAAGGTCCTTCTTGGTACCGCCAAAGC TCTTGCCTACTTGCACGAAGCTATTGAACCTAAAGTCATTCATCGAGACATAAAATCTAGCaatatcctgattgatcatgaATTCAATTCCAAAGTTTCTGATTTTGGATTGGCCAAGCTCCTAGATTCAGGAGAAAGTCACATAACTACCAGAGTAATGGGGACATTTGG CTATGTGGCGCCAGAGTATGCTAACACTGGCTTGCTAAATGAAAAGAGTGATATCTATAGTTTCGGGGTTCTCCTTCTGGAGGCAATTACTGGAAGGGACCCGGTGGACTATAGCCGGCCTGCCAATGAG GTTAACCTGGTTGAATGGCTGAAAATGATGGTTGGGGATAGAAGAGCTGAGGAAGTTTTGGATCCAAATCTTGAAATTAAGCCTCCGACACGTGCTTTGAAATGTGCACTTCTGGTTGCACTTAGGTGTGTTGATCCAGACTCACAGAAACGGCCAAAAATGAGTCAAGTTGTTCGGATGCTAGAAGCAGATGAATTTCCTCATCGTGAG GATCGTAGAAACAGGAAGACCTGCAGTGCTAGTATGGAAGTTGAATCCCTCAAGGAGGGTCGTAATTCTGTTGAGGTGGATAGCAAATCAGATAACCAAAGATCTGATATATTACATGAAGAGAAATGA